CCGCCCAGGAGTTCCACGACGAGACCCTGCCTGCCCAAGGCGCCAAGGTCGCCCACTTCTGCTCCATGTGCGGCCCCCACTTCTGCTCCATGAAGATCACCCAGGACGTCCGCGACTACGCCGCCGGCAAGGGCATCGCCGCCGACCAAGCGCTGACCGAGGGCATGCAGGAGAAGGCCAAGGAGTTCAAGAAGTCCGGCAGCGAGATCTACCAGCCGGTGGAGACGGACGAGGAGGCAGCGCCGTAAGCCTCCCCAAGAACCTGCACGCATCCACACAGCCGCCTACGGGAGGATCTCCTCCATGTTTCCGAGACCGAGGGATCTTCTCCTTCTGCTTGCCGCCATTTGCTGCGGGATGGGCTTGCTCCCGCACGCCACGCACGCCGACGAGTTCGAAAAAGCGAGAGCAGCGGAACTGGCCGAAAGGCGTGAGGGAGAGCAGCGGAGGCACCTCTCCGGCACCCGGGCCCGGTTCTTTCGGTATACCGAGATCGACAGCAAGGGCGATGACCACTATCCCGCGTCAGCCTTCGCGGACGACATCCTGTCGGGGAAGGTGCGGCAAGCAACGGATCGAGACCCGATTGCGGAATGGTTTTACAGGACCTTGCTGGGCCTGAAGCCGCTGCGTGACGAAGTTCCTTTCGCCGCGCTGACCCAAGGACCCGACAGCTTGCCTCGGTCCTATCGGAAGTCCGCTCCCTACTACATCCTGGCACGAACCTATGAACTGCAGCTCGGACGTACGAACATGAACGGCAAGAGCGGCGGCAAGAGTGTCTTCCACGTGTCCACGGATCATCCAGGCTATTGGTACTTCGTGAAGGGGCTGAAGAAAGCGTCGTTCCACGGCGGGACCAAGGAAGACGGCGTCGACTATCTGCTCAAGGCGCTGTCCATCGCTGCAACCGGCAAGAAGGCGTTGGCCTCATCCTGGTTGAAGGACACGTCGGCATTCTACGCCACGGACTACCGCTTTAGCCCGGAACGGAAAAAGAAACTTCCGGTCTGGTCGGGGGACCTCGGTTTCAGGAAGGTGGAGAAATTCTGGGGGCCGGACTACTACGTTCGGAGAGGCCGGAAGTATGGTTACAACGAAGTGGTAGCGGCGATAAACGAGGCAAACGCCGCTCGTGTAGCGGACAACTGTAAATGTCCCATTTGTGTCAATCGAAAATGTCCCACATTGAAGATTGCGAGGACATGTACGTCGGGCCAGTCTGTTGGCAAAACCAACAGGAATGGAGCGGCGAACCGATGCACGGATGGGAGACAAGGATGCTGTTAAGGCACTATCTGGAACGAGGCGTGACCAGGGCGGAGCTGTCGCG
This portion of the Deltaproteobacteria bacterium genome encodes:
- a CDS encoding phosphomethylpyrimidine synthase ThiC: AMIGWYGTAMLCYVTPKEHLGLPNKKDVKDGVITYKVAAHAADLAKGHPGAQIRDDALSDARFEFRWEDQFNLSLDPDTAQEFHDETLPAQGAKVAHFCSMCGPHFCSMKITQDVRDYAAGKGIAADQALTEGMQEKAKEFKKSGSEIYQPVETDEEAAP